A stretch of DNA from Pseudodesulfovibrio sp. JC047:
CCGTTCGTTGCCTCGCCGACGACATGTAAACCGTCCTGAGACTCGATAAGTTGCCGAAGCCCTTCCCGAACCAAACTATGATCGTCGGCAATTAATATCCTTTTTGGAGTCTGCATAGCCACACTTACCCGTCAAAATTTCCAATGGAGTTGAATCGTTAGTTTTATTGACCAACTGATGCAACTTCATAAGCCATTCATCGTAGGTTTTGCAATCATATATATGGAGGGCTTCTTTTTCGGAAATTTTACCGTTTTCAAGTTGCTCCAATAACCACGCATAGACAACATCTTCTTTGACACTCACCATTCCAACCTCCTTTTCCTCTTATTTATGCAAATATGGGATGCCTTGCCATGGGGTGGACTTCCACTTGTTTGGTAGGGTGGACTCTACTCTTTGAAAAACATTTGGTAGGGGAAGAGACGCGCTTTTGCGGGATGTCTTATGAATACGAGCGTCATCGACCCTACCATGTGAAAAAATAACCATAATTTATACTCTTGCATCTATGAGTGCTTTTCTATATTCACACATCTGTACATTTGACAAAACCATGGAGATGTCACATGAAACGTATTCTTCTACTCGTCCTGTCCTGTATCCTTCTTACCGCAACATATGCTTTGGCTGGCCAAACTGAATTGACTTTTTCGTCTGGAGCCGGACCCATGGCAGGGGCTTTGAATATTGCGCGTATTCAAGGCTATATGGCTGAAAATGGGATTGATGGGAAAATTCATTCATATAAAAACGGAAAACAGAGTTTTGACAAATATTTGGCTGGAATTGATGATTTTGGTACCTGTAGTATCATTCCCATCGTTCTGACTGATTTTGATACGACGCAACATCGTCTGGTCGGGACGTTGAGCTATACGGATAATCAGACGAAGGTGCTTGTGAGAAAAAGTGCCGGGATACAGACTGTTGCTGATTTGAAAGGAAAGACTATCGCAACAGTGAATGCGACGACCGCGCATTTTTATATTTCAAAGTTCTTGGAAATCAATGGAGTGTCCTGCGATGATGTCAAAATCGTTTTTTTGACGAAAAAGGCGATGCCAGAGGCCATTGCAACCAGGCAAGTTGACGCGCTGTGTATGCATGGAATGCCTATTGAGAATGCCAAGAAACTTTTGGGAGATGACTGGGCAATTTTCGAGGATGGCACCATTCTGCGCAAATACGTGGTCATGGTTACCTCAACCAAAATGGTGACGGAAACTCCGGATACGCTTAAAGGCGTCCTGCGTGCCGTGCTCAAGGCGGACGACTTTCTTAAAAAAAATATTGATACGAGCATCAGCATTTTGGCCAAGGATAAAAGGTATCCGCTTGCGGTCATGGATGAAACGGTTCGTCATGAAATGGATTACGACCTCAGTATTCGGCAATCCTTGTTACTGATGTTGGAAGATGTGGAAAAATGGGCCATCGAGAATCAGTTGGTTTCCAGGAAGACACCACGCAACTATCTTGAGTTGATTGCCTTTGAGCCACTCGAAGCAATTGCTCCGAACAAAGTCACCCTGATTCATTAATCGATGACTCTTAAAAGCCGCATAATAGCTCTTTTTTTCAGTGTGGCGGTATTTAGTGCCGCCACATTGATAGGCATGATGTATGTGGATTCCAGCATTGAAAAGGCCATGGATTCGAGTCAGGAGGCGTATCAGCTCGTCAATGAAGTCGCGTCATTGAATCGTTTGGCAACGGAAATGAACAAGGCAGGTATTGTCCGTATCAAGCAGCAATGGAAAATGAAGATTGATTCATTGCACACAGCCATAAAGAAGCATCCTGCAGAACCACAGATTCTTTCGAAAATGTTGCATCAGGTACAGCAACTGGATGTGACCTTTACCAAAATGCTGGCCATGTATGAAAAAGAGGTCGCATCAGATTTTTCCGGGAATTTTACGCAAGCCAGATTTTATCGACTTAATCATATTTCCATACTGCTGAAGTCCTTGGCTTCATTGGTCAATGAAATAGCTGTCAAAAATTATGACAGGGTTCGTGTGCTGCAACAGAATCGGGATTATTTTTTGGGAGCCGTTGGTTTGGCCTGGTTTTTTGCTTTGGCCTTTTGGTCATACACGTTATGGATCGGAATTATGATTCCCATGCGAAAACTTTTGAAATCAATCGATGTTGTTTCAAAAGGGGATTTGAGTTGCAGGGTTTTGATTGATGATGGAGAGAATGAAATTAATAATCTCATGCGGTCTTTCAATGGAATGCTGGATCGATTGCAAGATCTGACGGTTTCGCGAAAGGCGCTTTTGGATGCCACAGAACAGGAGCGTTCACGGATTGGGCGCGAATTGCATGAGGGAATTTGTCAGACTTTGACGGCCGTTCGGTTGAAACTGTCGAATTTGGAAATTTCTCCGTTGAATTTTGAGCAAATTCAAGAAGTTTCCGCATGTCTTTCACAAACATCGAAAGAAATTCGGTTGATCGTGAAGGAGCTTCGGCCAGCGATGTTGGATGAATTGGGGTTGGTTTCAACGCTCAATTGGTTTGCCAAAGAGAATAAGGATCGGATTATCACAAAGTTGTATGTGAATGTACCGGAGACGGTTATTCCGGCCCGGCTTCGGACGCCGATTTTCCGAATTGTTCAAGAGGCGACCAGTAATGCCATACGCCACGGAGAGGCTGACACCATTCATATTCAGATGAATTGTACCCGTGACATTTTGGATGTGACGATAGAGGATAATGGAAAAGGATTTGATCCAACACGTCACTATGTCGGGAATGGTTTGATCACGATTCGGGAGCGGGTTGAAGCGGAAAGGGGAGAGTTCTTCCTCGACACAACAAAGGGCCGGGGCTGCTTCATGTCAGCTTCCTTCCCGTTAAATCTGTCTGATGGATGATTTTTTAAAAGGATAAAAGCGTGTCAGAAAGTTGGTTTGAGTCAACGTCCGAAGTGTCTGACTTTGCGATTACATCGGTTTGTTCCTTTAAAAAGAACACAACCCGTCCCACCATACAGGCAGGACGGGTTTCTCATTTCTGGTACCTGGGGCGGGATTTGAACCCGGTACAATCGTTGGTATCATTAAGTTTGCAGGGGTGTTGATAAACAAGTGATAAACTTAGTGAGTTTTGTCACCTTGGTTCAAAACGATAATTTTCCCTTTTTTCTTCTCTGAAAGTTGCCGGGCTTTGGCGTAAATATTGCGTGATGGAGTAGCTTCTTTTTGCATGTAGCGTTCAAAGGCTTTGTTGGTTCCATGCATGGTTCCAGACTCGCGTAATTCATCACGCGAAAAGTGTTCGCTTAGGGCTGTTGTCGTTGAATGGCGAGTGCCACCGTATAGGTCTACTCCAACAATGCCGAGATTTTTGCAGGCCCTTTTCCACCAATCGTAAAAGATGTTTTTGCTTACCTGTTTTCCTCGACACCTGGCAGGGACTCCACGCCCGGATTCATTCCTGAAAAAATGAAGATGGGGCAGCCCTTGAGGGAATGAGTTGTATAACTCTATGTCCTCTTCCAGCATTGGAACGATTTTTGGTTTCTTTTCTTTGGTGGTATCAGGACGGCAGATTATGAAACCGTTCACGTTAATATCGGCCTCTCGAAGCTCTCGTATCTCATTCGGACGAATTGCAACATATGTTGCCAACCACTTAATACCTATCCAAACTCGACGGGGGGCTATGCGTTCTATCTCATCGATAATGGCGGACTGGGTATTTGTGTCTATGATCTCGCGCCATCCAAGCGTGTATTTGATTTCCGGCATCTGAGGTGCCGGGAAGCCCTCACGTTTTTCAACCCATTTGAAAAATTGGTTGAGAGCGGCGAGCGTGTTTGCCTTGGTTTTGTCTCCGCAGTCTAGGGAGAGGGCAAAGTCCTCGATGTCTCCATAAGAGATCATATTGACGTCTTTATCTAACCAAGCGCGTTCTGCTTTGCCTATGTAGTTTTCAAGGCTTCGCATATACGACCTAGAGACACCGGATTGTTTTTTGACGGCAAGCCATTTGGCGGACTGGTTTGAAAAGGAAAGGGGGCGTGCTTTGGCATACTTGCGGGGGTCGAAAGATCCTTCGGCTGTTTCATAGCGTAGGCCGTTCAGGAATTGTCGGGCAAGGTCGTAGTTTTTGAATCGCTTGGTAACTTCTTTCCCAAAGCGCACCACAAGTTGCCGCTCGCTCGCTCTGATTTCAGGGTGTTCCTGGCAAAACATACCATTTCGATTCTGGTCATGTTTGAAAATGGCATGACACACCGGACACCGTTCACTGGTGTAGATATTCCCCTTCATACACACGTCTCCTAAGTGAGAGTATGTACGGATAGGGGCGGGGTGTGTCAAATTTGGGTGCATAATTATTGGGGTTGATAGTCTTGACAGTTGGTGATTTTTTTCCCTTGTTTGTCGAAATATTGATCCCGTGGAGCGGCATCGGTCTGGCTGATGTAGTGGTCTGCCTTGCAGGTGGTTGCGTCCAGCATGTAGACCGACACCTCCCATTTATTTGGTTTGTTTATGCAATTATCGCAGAGGCTCAAATCGTTACCTTGTTAACTTCTTTGGCCAGTCTTCCAGGGGTGACGTGGGTATAAATTTGTGTGGTATTTACGTTGGAATGAGTCAATAAATTCGACAAGGTGAAGATGTCACCGCCGACACCGACGTATGCCGAAGCGAACGAGTGCCGAAGATGGTGCAAATGTAGGTGCGGATACCCGCCTTTGATAAGCTCTTGCTTTACCCAATGAGTAACGCTGTCTGGATTTTTCCACCGGGGGAATACCTTTTCCATGTGCCCGTAAAACATGCGTTGTTCGATCAACACGTCGTAAAACAACTGGCTGATTGGCATAACCATATCGCGGTGGACCTTGGAAACGTGAACGCGGTACTGGCGTTGCTCCATGTCGATGTCGGACCATTTGAGATTTAGTAATTCGCAGCGACGGCGACCTGTCGCGTAGAAGGCCGTCATAAGCATACGCTTGTCAAAGTCTTCGATTCCAGCCAGTACCGCGCCTATTTTGTCCATTGGGATGAAAAGGGGGGGAGCCTTGTGGATGCGGGGCGGTTGTACTTCGGCAAATGGGTTGCTTTCAACGTACTCCCACAATTTGGCCACGGCGAACGCCTTATGCAAATGACGATAATGGTTGGTCGTGCTTGTGGCCTTAAGTCCAGACTTTGAACAGCGCGACATGAATGTGTCGCCATCGCGTGGTCTGACGCGTTGCATAGGTGTCCGGTGTCCATCGGGGAGGTGAGCGGTGAACTTGCGCAAAGCCAAGTCGTCAGCGGTTGCTGTCGAGTTTGCAACAGTTCCTTCACGATGGTTAATGTATTCAGTGTGAAATTCGCCCACGGTGATTTTCCTTTTTTCGGTCATTTGACAATCCTTTTCCCCGGATTGTGTTTTGTGTATGATAAGTAGGTCGGGGTGGTCCCGGCACAACTCACGACGAAGCCCTGGTCCCTGAACCGGGGTTTTGTGTGTGAGTTTTTTTATGCGTTGTATGTTTTGTTCATATTCTGCGACTTTTCGAATTCAATGCCCTGCTCGGCAAGTTCCTTCATCATCTCCATGGCTTTCAATTGCTGCCTATTGGAAATGAGGCAGAAGCCTGCACAGATGACAATCCCCAAAAGAATGAAGGCGAACGTACCCAGCAGTCCCCAAATCGGATCAACGAAATCAGTCATTATTGCCTCGGACGGTTGTATTCGTGGTTATGTCCCGAAACGCTGAATTTCCATGACTCTTGATCTTAGAAAATCGCGTTCCACTTTCAGATTGCTGGTGAAATCTGCCGACTTCATTCCCCACACCTGTTTCGTTGCCCGATCAGGTCCGCAAAGGACAACGCCCCACCCACCCCAATCATGGTCTTCGCACTCGTCGTAGAGGGAAGCGGGAAGCATGTAGTATCGTTGATCACCAAGGCCACCCTCGGAACGGAAAGGCTTTTTCTTGTCGGCAAGAAGATCGCTTTTGGAAACCTTGCACTCCACCACGATGGTTTCATGCGCTGTGAATCCAATTGCGTCCGGGAATTCATTGATTACTTGGCCACCACGTTCGGCAAAAACAGGGTTGCACTTCTTTGCAAGGCGGAGCCAATCTTTGGCTTTCTTGACTACTTGGGCGTGTGTCATGTCAGATTTTCTCATGTAGGTTTAGATTTGCTCGCCGTTGCCGTCGAAAGTGTTCCAGTAAACAGCGCCGTTTTCGTCTACGGTTGCCGAAACAGTCAGACCGCAATCTGGACAGGAGAAGTCGTCGCCGTCGTATACGTCTTCCGTTATGGCTATGGTTTCCCCGCATGCGTCGCAGTTCGCGTAGAACTTGACCGGGGCGTCCATCACGTTTTCTTTTGTGAATCCCATGGTGTCTCCTTATGCTGAGAACTTGGTTGAT
This window harbors:
- a CDS encoding ABC transporter substrate-binding protein; this translates as MKRILLLVLSCILLTATYALAGQTELTFSSGAGPMAGALNIARIQGYMAENGIDGKIHSYKNGKQSFDKYLAGIDDFGTCSIIPIVLTDFDTTQHRLVGTLSYTDNQTKVLVRKSAGIQTVADLKGKTIATVNATTAHFYISKFLEINGVSCDDVKIVFLTKKAMPEAIATRQVDALCMHGMPIENAKKLLGDDWAIFEDGTILRKYVVMVTSTKMVTETPDTLKGVLRAVLKADDFLKKNIDTSISILAKDKRYPLAVMDETVRHEMDYDLSIRQSLLLMLEDVEKWAIENQLVSRKTPRNYLELIAFEPLEAIAPNKVTLIH
- a CDS encoding ATP-binding protein, with product MAVFSAATLIGMMYVDSSIEKAMDSSQEAYQLVNEVASLNRLATEMNKAGIVRIKQQWKMKIDSLHTAIKKHPAEPQILSKMLHQVQQLDVTFTKMLAMYEKEVASDFSGNFTQARFYRLNHISILLKSLASLVNEIAVKNYDRVRVLQQNRDYFLGAVGLAWFFALAFWSYTLWIGIMIPMRKLLKSIDVVSKGDLSCRVLIDDGENEINNLMRSFNGMLDRLQDLTVSRKALLDATEQERSRIGRELHEGICQTLTAVRLKLSNLEISPLNFEQIQEVSACLSQTSKEIRLIVKELRPAMLDELGLVSTLNWFAKENKDRIITKLYVNVPETVIPARLRTPIFRIVQEATSNAIRHGEADTIHIQMNCTRDILDVTIEDNGKGFDPTRHYVGNGLITIRERVEAERGEFFLDTTKGRGCFMSASFPLNLSDG
- a CDS encoding tyrosine-type recombinase/integrase, encoding MKGNIYTSERCPVCHAIFKHDQNRNGMFCQEHPEIRASERQLVVRFGKEVTKRFKNYDLARQFLNGLRYETAEGSFDPRKYAKARPLSFSNQSAKWLAVKKQSGVSRSYMRSLENYIGKAERAWLDKDVNMISYGDIEDFALSLDCGDKTKANTLAALNQFFKWVEKREGFPAPQMPEIKYTLGWREIIDTNTQSAIIDEIERIAPRRVWIGIKWLATYVAIRPNEIRELREADINVNGFIICRPDTTKEKKPKIVPMLEEDIELYNSFPQGLPHLHFFRNESGRGVPARCRGKQVSKNIFYDWWKRACKNLGIVGVDLYGGTRHSTTTALSEHFSRDELRESGTMHGTNKAFERYMQKEATPSRNIYAKARQLSEKKKGKIIVLNQGDKTH
- a CDS encoding tyrosine-type recombinase/integrase, with product MTEKRKITVGEFHTEYINHREGTVANSTATADDLALRKFTAHLPDGHRTPMQRVRPRDGDTFMSRCSKSGLKATSTTNHYRHLHKAFAVAKLWEYVESNPFAEVQPPRIHKAPPLFIPMDKIGAVLAGIEDFDKRMLMTAFYATGRRRCELLNLKWSDIDMEQRQYRVHVSKVHRDMVMPISQLFYDVLIEQRMFYGHMEKVFPRWKNPDSVTHWVKQELIKGGYPHLHLHHLRHSFASAYVGVGGDIFTLSNLLTHSNVNTTQIYTHVTPGRLAKEVNKVTI